GTCTTCAGCTGGGGACCACCGCTCATTGACTTTTCGCCCCTTAACCCAGAACATCTCCTGGTGGTGGGGCAGTGAACAGGGACGTCTCCCTGACACCCCCTGCAGCAAAACCTAATTGGATGTTACTCCCCAAGCCTTGTCTCGTCGTTTCAGCCAGAGCCAGTGGCTTGCTTTCTCCGCTTCCTCAGAGAGCTCTTTGGTGGATCTGCTCAGTGTGGCTCCACATAGTCCCAGGTCCTTGAGCAGGCGTGATGTAGTTCTGCCTACAAAGCCTCTGGCTCCCACCTCCACCGGGTACAGCCTCACACTCCATCCACTTTCTCTGCACTCCGCGACCAGGTCTGCATACTTTGCCTTCTTTCTCTCATATGCGGCTTCCAGTCCCTCCTCCCATGGCACTGTCAGCTCGATCAGTATTGCGGACCTCACCGCTGCAGACCACAGCACCACGTCTGGTCTTAAGGTGGTGCTGCATTTCTCCTGTGGGAACTGGAGCTGCCTTCCCATGTCTACCTCCATCTTCCACTCCGCCCCTGGTGTTAATAGCTTGGCGGGTGGTCTCCTGTTGGTATGCACTGTGGGTTCCCCCTGCCTGAGGAAGTGGATACTGCGTCGGTTCTCTGATGGACTCTGGTTGTTTGCCTCCTGCCGACTTTTCTCCAGCACCTCTGCCAGCTTGCTAAGCACTTGGTCGTGCCGCCATCTGAGCCGACCCTGTGTAGAAGCTAACCGTCTGAAGTCATGGCCGATCCCGCAGATCAGCAACTTGGTGGACCCCCAACAGCGACAGCCTGATGCTCTGAGAGACTGCAGAGCTCCCCAATGTCAATAGTAGTTTCGAACGTTAGCAGCTAGAAGCTAGACTGCTCAATgatcaatccagactccaggcaagGCAGATGGCAGCTCACAGGTAAATAGCAGCTCGGCGGCCGCAACAGATCCCTCGCAGAGTAGGCCcaggtccagctgtcccgatagatctcctcgaccagacagtgaagtgcagcacctctcacggatggatggatggaaggatgtcagtccagggcaaaagctagttctagccatagcaagctgcCAATGTACTTGGAAGCAGTAAAAGGGACTAAGAATAACATGACAATTATTGAAAATAACATAAATGAAGAGAGaatacatttaactagacaaataaatacaaaaaattaacatgacattacataaaattacgaacattacataaaaacaaacaaaaacatgatgccagacggagtggcgtgtctcgccagcgtccctgTAACTTAGCAATAGTAGGTGGAAgggtggatttttcctcattattttcattgtgggagtacaataaatcaccaaaatattattttttatacctgtttttagtcaactttaccaaaggtgccaataattctggagggtactgtatttAGGTCCGTGTCTAGTTAGTTCATTTGAAATTCAATTGAGAATCCAAACTccaaaaagggaaaaaataagACTTATTTCTTTATGCTCAGATCAGATCAAAATCAGAAAATAAAGGAAATTGACCTAGCTTAAAGCTGGAAATTGGTCAAGTTAGTTACTACAAtcacaacaaaaaacaattctctctctgtttctctttctctctctctctctcaggtcctGGCTAAGCTTGCTTGTGGCCTGAACAAACCCAACCGCCAAACAGTACTTCCCCTCAGCTCAGTTACCCAACTCTTCAGTAGTCTACCCATTAGCAAAATGTGAGttctgcatcatttcatttatgTCTTTTTTGTACATGGTAAGCTGTGAATGCACAGTTGGAACTGTGGGTAAACCATTTTGTCCTTCCTCATAGTCGTAATCTTGGAGGTAAACTGGGGGCCTCCATCACAGAGACTATGGAAGTAGAGAACATTGGAGAGCTGGCAAAGTTCACTCAGGGCCAACTGGCTCAGCACTTTGGCGTAAAGACTGGGTGAGGCCTTGAGTACAGTTAAATCTCAAGTTAACAAAAATTCTTAATTGAATAGATAatgttgtttattttgtgcttGCTTATGTATTGGTTATATTTGAATGTCACATGCTTCTTTTGTAGTCAGTGGCTGTATGACTTGTGTAGAGGAATAGAGTTTGAGCCAGTGAAGCCTAGACAGCTGCCAAAATCCATCGGCTGTAGCAAAAATTTTCCAGGAAAGACCTCTCTGGCCACCAAAGACCAGGTAGCATTCTGCAAGTCTCATCTTTGCAAAGTCCATTGTAACAACATGTGCAAATACCAGTATAGCATAGATGGACACTTTTTACCATAACTGTTTGACTTAATCATTTTCTCAATAGGTCCAGCACTGGCTTGAGCAGCTAGCTTTGGAATTGGAGGAAAGACTGATCAAAGATAGGGACATGGTGAGGAAAATTACTCTGACCATGATTTCTTGCAGGAACCATTACAAATGCAGTCTTTGACTGAATCATGTTAAActcttctgcccccccccccccccccacagaatGGACGTGTGGCTAAGCTTCTGACTGTGGGAGTGAGGCTTGCTGGAGAAACAAAGCCTAGCAGTTACTCTCGTTGCTGTGCTTTGGCACGATATGAAGCCAGCAAGATCTCCACTGATAGTTATGCAATTATTAAGAGCCTGAATTGTGCTGGAAACCACCAGCAAGCCTGGTAAGTAAATGAAAGTACACAGGGAATGGTACCATCAGTATTCAGGATGTTGAGTACTTTCAATTGCTTCTTATTTCAAGATATTTAATCACAACTGATTTGGTTATATTTACTGTTACTCAGGTCCCCTCCCCTCACCCTTCTACACCTCTCTGCCAGTAAATTCAGCGATGCTCCCACAGCTTCATGTAGGGGAATCACCAGGTTTCTGAGAAATGATGTTATTTCCACCCAGATACCTCTTTCATCCCACAGTCCATCTGCTAGCTTGGCAATCAACAATCAACAACTACCAACACCTAAGAGACCAGGAATGATCGAGTCCTTCTTTCAGAATGTTGTCAAGAGAAGGCAAGATCATGTTGAACTTTCAGAGGGTGCTGAAAATGAACTTGAAgacagtggagaggaggaaaggacgGATGacaaaaaaagtttacctgaaaacAGTGCCTCCACCTCATCCAGCATGCAAGTAACATCCTCATTCTTTCAAAAAAAAAGTGCAGAGAAAAAACACTTCCAGTCTTCCACCACCACAGCTGATGGTTCAGGTGTTGCGTCTTACCAGATGGTGGAGGATTCCTGTCAGAGTAATAAACATGCTGTTTTTCACCCTGATAAAAATACATATACACCTACCAGTGATGGCCTGTGTGGCATGACCGAAGATTCATCTGTTCCGGAGTCTACTTTGAGCCTCTCCTCAGATGACCATATGCCATGTGATCGGTGTGGACAGGAAGTGCTAGCCTGGGAGATGCCAGAGCACACAGACTACCATTTTGCACAAGATTTACAGAATTCTTTTTCCTCCCCattaccttctctctcttcatccaatCAGATCCCAGCTAACCTGTCCAAAACAAATGTTTATCCAAGGTCTAAGACATCACCTCTCGCCACTGGTAGTAGAAAACCTAGCAGTGGTTCCGGAAGACAAGCCAAAAAGCCAAAGCTAGCGGGCACCGTCACCCTCGATTCCTTCTTCAAAAGGAGTTAACATTGAAAAGTTTTGATATAGACCTTACATTTATTAAATTTTCTATTTATGAGTAAATTAAAGCCAGAAATACAAGATTCAACTCAAGAGAAGCCAACTATCTCAATGCACACATTTCtcgtattttatttttatttacataAAAGATCCTGTGACTGCAAACTGTGAGCAAAATCACCATACTTGTATGCTAGTTCAGATGAGAGGCTGTTAATCTGTACTTTCAGAAAATTGGTAAATATAATAATGGCTTTACTGGTTGGTGGTATGTTTTCTGAGAAATGATACCCGCTTCCATGGCACCGCAGCCTCCCAGTCTGAAGACATTCCAGTTAACAAGCAACAAGTGGTGGTGTTTTTGTGTTGACAACGTTCTGTTGTAGATTTATTAATAGTGAAAGCATAAAATTAGGAAAATTAAAGTTTATTTACTACATTTCTCATTATTGTTGTACAGTAGCGTACACTTTTGATGTAGCCATTACATTCAGAGTATTCTGAAAATCAATACcaattgaatgaatgaaatgccAATTCTTCCATTGTGCTGCTTTAAGCAGTGGCATTTGGTGTTAAAGTGGTACCCAGTTAATCTAAAACTGACTGAAAGGGTCATCTTCCCTGTGCATAGTGCTAAACCAGATGGTCCGGGCACGCAATGGCAATTCAGATGCCATTCCTACTGCCAACTGCTGTGCAACTGCGCTAAATGTCACCTTAGTCATATGTTACAATGCTGCTATGCTCTGAACGTGTCAGATTGCTAATTTGTAGCTCTGTTCCAATGTGACTTCATTTAAACTTCTCAAGGAGTTTGGCAAATTGATATACAAACGTAATGCGGCCAAAAAACTGGAACTACGTCATAGGTGTGCAATTATCAAGGAAATAATTGATGTTCTAAACACTGCATCGTTAAACTAGACGTTTTAAACACGCAGTTGCCCCTGGGTCCATGATGGGAAATTTAAAATGACAGTTCCCCTGTTACTCCTATCCCTGCTCATTTTtgttgtgtgtaggcctactgtgtttGTCATGGCCTAATTTGCCAACATCAAACATGTTTTGTATTCAAATATAAATTCTTCAAAATGGAAACATTGACTCACTGTAAAAGCAGTTCACTCACCCATCCAATTAGTCATCCACACAGGTTACTCCCTAACTGACACACCtcacatgtgtagcctaactcACCTCTCACACAATtgaagttgctttattagcatgacagtTGGTGGAACAGTATTGCCCGTTAGCAAACTCATTAAATTCAGAGTGATCACTCTTCACTCTTACTTTTCTAGTGTAAGAGAACAAAGGCTACTTtgtttgtctttgggcttgtgatTGATTATAAGTGTTTTAAAACTTTTCAATATgtaaagtatgatgtattgatAAGAATGATATATTGAAAGCATGATTGATGGCATATTAAGATGTAGGCATGGGCAATAGTGTTGTGTGGGTCAACCCGTTACCCGCGGGTCGGGCGGGGGCGGGTAAGCTGGATCAAAAAATATCGCGGGTCCGGGCGCAGCAGGTCAAAAACTGACAAAGCACTTCTCACAGTTCTCACTTAGTtattaataatgtaggctacagaacaTTAAGTGCAACAAACCTCCTCCTGCATAAAACGGGTTAAGATATGATTAGTCTACAAGACCTTCtatcttctcttcccctctccctctcacacaggtGCGTGACAGAGGGCAGAGGGTGCGCTGCAACCCTCTGCATTAAGTTATACGTCTGCGCTGCCTCTGCAACCCTCTGCATTTAGTTATAGCCTACGTCTGCATTAAGTAGCCGATGCAGTTTTGTTAGGTTCGTGGATGCATGCTATAATGACAATTTTCAACTTTCTTTCATTAGACAGATTTCTGGTTCagttcataaaaatgtaaagtTTAGGCAACAGAACACATCTGTGTCAATGTGTGGATGCGCGCGCGCGTCCgtccagagagagtgagagtgttcatgttaggctacatgatgtagcctattacTTGTGTTTTACCTTTGAATACATCAATAAAGAATGAAGGATCTttcagtttgtttatttattcagtaggcctagcctatgtccATAAAGCTAGATTCAGATTCAATTAATCCAACATGCTAGTGAGCCAAGCCTAGTGCAACAACTTGCTTTGTTAAAGCATATAGCCTAGTGCAAAttctttttcttgtttgtttcaGTGTCTAGTTAATAAGAAAACATCGTCTCTACCTCAATATGGACTACAAAGGATAGCCTAGGCTTTATAGGTacattggctttttttttttttgtcggttCGGGTCGTTAATCAGCGCATATTTTTgagggtcgggtgggtgcggatagactctcctgacgggtcgggtgggtgcggatgttaaaaaaccttaaccTGCGCAACACTAATGGGCAGGGGTGGGCTAAGCCCATCCAAACAAAGGCTAGATTTACAAATAACGTACAAAAATGCAATGACCTACAatttcaatagcctacaatTACATATTGTTAATAGTTATCAATAACAAAAAGCCTTCAATATGAAGAAACATTTGATATGACTCCCAATGAATGACAGCATATTTTATGTGTAGACCCTAATTAATTCCTATAAGTCTATTTTGATACCCATATCTAAGTGGGATTTATTATCCCAGCTGCACCAGGTAAATAGGGttcagtgtcccgccggcgggacggttaccccacctccccccaacattctaaatcaattgtatgcaccatattgctatgtagcatagtaatgttatacaccatttgaaagctttgactcttctcttgggaatccaaaaattaatgtacaatctgtatagtgctttacattctcagattaatcttattatgtctcaattaaatttgatccaaaatgcccccctccgcttttggtgctaccctgacctctggctgcagtgtagctgcagcacaataactagatgcaacatattgggtactgaaatattcacaagaatccatagaaattgaatcttcatgttgtattatccaatattacagatgtatagtctatcttatacacactcattgaaccaacaaagtaaatgcaaaaatagactttttttgtaattattccgtattttgtgtagtcagtctatatcagaacacctgacatacaatctaaatagtccacaagaaacctcaaagtgttacctttcatttgagaccaggattatgcgtctacacaaaggggttcatgtgcagtaagcatttgattgtcaatatgcattttggataaccaaaagtcctatggggagtttccataggcatgTTAACAAAacgcataccttggcaaataatggtctaaagcactcatattttcattctgtaTTGATCTACagtacttttgcacacagcttcacacgACCTGGTGCTAGCGGATGCCGCCTTTTTCACGGCTGTCTGGGGGACTTGTGTGAATCGCGCAGATCCGatgagtttttcttttttttggggggggggggggggggggcaggggttgAAGTGTCTGATTGTAATTTCATCAAAGTTAATTCTGTAAATTAAAATGACTAaataaacacatagcctaccgtCCATGGTCACATACAGTCCATGAAACATAGGAAGTGTAAGACAACACAGttgggctcagttgtgtttctaagggatatcaagacGGCTGACATGTGGTCAGTttagagatgcttgtaatcaggcagaaagaaaaaactatattctagcctctgtaactctctgtgagtacatcacacagttatgtTTACTATTTCCAACGAAAActaggttctcagctttctaaagaggtccaacatttgatggtagcctaggccccaaaagaggtgggaacacaATGCCCTTgtcacagtgcaatttcaggcaaaaacttgacatTTGTATTGAGATCCATGTGGTTAATGTCATAATGTCATATGCCCTTAGTAAACAGCACATCAAACAGACAACAAACAGTTGCAAACAGTCAGGCACGAAGTGCTCCGTGTTCCAtccattattagagtctcgtgacgcttgCTTGCTCAGTGAACAGCACATCAAACAGACGCAAACAGTCAGGCACTTGGTTTCATGAGAGATCGCTAGTACCCGCACCCAGGCAAGCACGAACGCACGGACTAGCGATTGCAGTGAATAGGCCTACCGGACagcggtaaaattaacgggagatcGCCTGACAGGGAGGGCACGTCATCAAGCAGGTTTCGAACCGGTGATGCTGGGACAATTGTTCATATGCTCCGCACACCGACGTCTTATCCATTGTGCTACTGCAGCGATACTGAACCAAGTGCTCCGTGTTACAtccattattagagtctcgtgacgcttgCTTGTAGCGTGTGTGGGTCAAAGGCCCTAGTTTtcgtaaaaaaagatttttatttctcaggCTGTTGcagttgatatcagtgattaatatgaatgccctcagtgaACAGCACATCAAACAGACGCAAACAGTCAGGCACTTGGTTTCATGAGTTTCAATATccttcactgtaaaaaaatattaGTTGATTCAACTTAAAAACGCGTGTAACCTGGTTGCCTTGGGATTTTGAGTTAATTGAAAATAATACAATAAGTTAACTAAATGAGGCAAATAAGTTGTGTCAACTTGAGATGGCTAGTTGATCTGACAAATATGACCTGTTCCATTAACTAAGGAGTCATTGTTGACACAACATTCTATTTAGTGGATGCAACTTCAATTATGCATCATGTCAACTAACCTAGTTGAGTTGAGTCAACTCAAGTCGTCATTAACTTAACAACATAGAAGTCGTACTGACTAGTATTTTGAATTTGTATTGACCAAACATTTTACTTAATACAACAAGCTTTATGAAGTTGATCTAACTTTTCCACAAAAGTAACCTGGTTGCCTTGAAAATTTAAGTTGTTCTAACTCTTGCTTAAGTGAACATGACAAATGCCCTTTGCTATGCATTGTGTTAACCAAACTGGTTTgtaatacaaaaatatatacgTAAACATGATGTACAAATCAAGAAGACAACATTTATTAAGCATATTCAATGAGCAACAGATTATATACAAAGATTTGTTGCTTGACAAATCCACAAGTgtggttgtgtgagtgagtgtgtgaatgtttgaccCATCGACAAAATTTCTGTgcccaccactctagttcatccaaaacaaaccagaaaagggactcagtaAAAGTCAGGTGTctgtaaaaagagaaagaaagcataTGTTACAATTGACCCTGTCCATGAATATAATTAACTCAGcttgtgtgacaaataaaagcaaacccACAATAGCAGCCTAGAAGTCAGGTGCAATAGTTAGAAGTAATGGAGATATGTattacagttgtgctcataagttaacataaccttagcatacacatacatttaaaaatcatctGATCTTAATgtcgtaataaaaaaaaatgaggaaaaatccaacctttaaggaacacttatttatttcatcattcattcacaaagaaaattgttgTACTTAAAggctggatttttcctcatttttttttaaattaaggcattaagatcaatttccaaaagtatCATACCTAATTGCAACACTGTCTGCAGAAGCTCTTTCCTTCTTGCTTAAACCACCTTTCTGATGCCTAACATAGATCCTCCCCCATCTGACGTGCAGTGCCAGCCTCTGGCTCCAGGCTGGGACTTGCTGGATGGcacctaaaaaaataaaacagcaattgCTATACATTATGTTATTGTTGATTAAGATATAAATCAAAGCATTACAAAATAAGTTGGTAAGTGAATCAGGTGtacaaacaaaaatgataatTACCTTATGAAGGCACCCttgccaccatcaccatcaatgTTAATTCTTGATTTGTGACTTTATTTGTGAGGGTTTCAGTTTCTGTCAATAGAAAACAAGATTTAACAAAATTATGATTATGCACAGTTTGGCATATATTCAACACATTATTTACATTACCACCAACATAATGGTAAACATGGCTAAACTTCATGTGATGTAGTCGCCTACCGTAGATTACCTTTGGACATATTGCATTTGCATAGATAGCATTGCTAGGTAGGCAATGTTAGCCAacgtttacagtagcctataggctatatatttaTTCATGATGCGCCCTTCTCAGCTCGTCTTAGCGGCACGGCAAGTGGCAAATAGTAGGAACAAACTCAGCGGAGAAAGATATCAGTAGATACTTCTGATTTGTATAGTGTTTTGTTCACttggattttggaaatgttacaGAGAAATATGTTAGCCCTTCTGCCTCCAGACCATATAGTTGCATCATAGGTCCTCTTGTATCAGACAAAAACGATGACTGGCTAACCACTTTAAACTACTTTAGCAAAGTCCTTGGCTGCATGTTGTGAGCAACAGGCAAACGCAAGATACAATTGCAGTCCAATGAGATGCAACTTTATTCTCTGCGATCATGGCAATGTTAGACGATGACGTTGGTGGAACAAATATAAGTTCGCCAACCTTGACTTGCCTTGTTTCCTTCAGCTGCGACGTGTACCGATGTATGAACAAGACAGTaggctataaataaatatcgggGTAAGTTACAGCTGACAATAATGACGGATCTTTACTTAATGCTATTGAGTTTATTAGATATGGGTCCATACGTTTATCTACTTATATTGACGAGATGAAGCCGTAGGCTATGTGCTCTGCTCAGCTCAAATCTACATGCTACAGGCGATTATCACATAGAATAGTCTATAGAACTGGAATGTCATATCAACAATATGGCCGTGGCGGTGTTTGCGAATAAGCCCTATTATAAAAAGCTACAATAATGATGATTAGTTTCTGTATTAATGCATTACATTGCACATTTGTCAAACAAATTAGAGTGTGCACAGTGACATACCCCATAGCCCtcattgaaaacacacacacacttacagcatGTTGAGGGcagcagccatggcttccagacaTAGTCAAGTAGCATGTTGTAGTAGCGGGACAGACCGACTTTGCCCTGGTCTGTTGATGAAGCCCACTACAGTCAtaacaacaaacagacacatgaaaAAAGGGGATAAACTAAACACAgtaacagacacaaatacatgcaaataatgttatttgctattctacgtgtgtgtgtgtgtctgtctgtctctacctgGTGAGTGAACTCTCTTGCGGGATTCGAACTTCTTTTGTATGGAAGTGGGacacatttggaatattccAGAATGCACTCAGTGTTCTCAGGGAAGCAGTCCTCACAATTTACTGCCTGCAAACAGGGAACAGAGGGAAATTAAGATTAATAAAATACACAtaacatgaaaagaccatcactgaagcactactGCCCTCACATGCATCTTAAATGAACACATGCCTTGGCACAAGTCAGGTACAACCAAATAAGGGCTAtgaaatgaagaacattttgcctaatgctacccatacatcagaatactttgacaagatttgggaaagattggCTTTTTTTAACTAAtgcattcaagctttactcattacattacattacattacattacatttggctgacgctttttaaccaaagcgactaacaacatggtaaacagtaagtttttagaacaattctcacaattttaggacagtttaaaaaaaaacattagagtacagtaagaataagtgtgtcggtgagtgctgtttttaacagttacttgtcagtttaaaacggctggtgagtgctaggatcagtaagacttgttgtaagtgttgctatgagagtagatgttctctaaagagctgggtcttcaggagttttttgaaagtggaaaaggatgtccctgtccttgtaggaactggcagtgtgttccaccaacgaggaacaacagatgagaaaagtttggattggcttgagcgtaccggtggtagagctagacgtcgttcgtcagaggagcgcagcggtctggaggtagtgtaagtctgtatgagggcattcaagtaggtgggagcagaaccggagactactttgtaggcaagcgttagagacttgaatttgatgcgggccgccataggtagccagtgtagctggatgagcagcggggtaacatgtgcccttttgggttggttgtagaccaggcgcgccgccgcgttctggatcatctgaagtggtttcactgcgcaggctgggagacctgtcaggagggcattgcagtagtcgagtcgtgagatgactattgcctgaaccagaagttgggtagcatcttgagtcaagtaagtcctgattttccgtatgttgtagagtgcaaaacggcatgaccgggcgactgaggcaacatgatccgagaagtttagttggttgtcaagaacaactcctagatttcttgcagtcctggtcggtgaaacagacagggagtcaaatttgatgttgatgtcgtggtgtatggtaggtttagctgggatgaccagcagttcagtctttgagaggttcagctggaggtggtgtgccttcatccatgtagctatgtctgaaaggcaatccgagatccgtgctgaaaccagggggtcgtcaggtggaaaggacagatagagctgtgtgtcgtctgcatagcagtggtatgagaagccgtgcgaacggataatctgtcccaaggaggtgg
This genomic stretch from Alosa sapidissima isolate fAloSap1 chromosome 16, fAloSap1.pri, whole genome shotgun sequence harbors:
- the polh gene encoding DNA polymerase eta isoform X2, whose product is MEQSMDYGKERVVALVDMDCFYVQVEQRINPELKNKPCVVAQYKTWKGGGIIAVSYEARAHGVTRNMWADDAKKLCPDLQVARVRESHGKADLTHYRDASVEVIEVMSRFAVIERASIDEAYMDLSASVKQRLRSIEDVQIEPHLLTSTFVQGYPQATTSQDKTEDAMLDNDAVRLKGLGQWLASLPPTTQMDSADLQLAVGAIIVEEMRAAVEQCTGFQCSAGISHNKVLAKLACGLNKPNRQTVLPLSSVTQLFSSLPISKIRNLGGKLGASITETMEVENIGELAKFTQGQLAQHFGVKTGQWLYDLCRGIEFEPVKPRQLPKSIGCSKNFPGKTSLATKDQVQHWLEQLALELEERLIKDRDMNGRVAKLLTVGVRLAGETKPSSYSRCCALARYEASKISTDSYAIIKSLNCAGNHQQAWSPPLTLLHLSASKFSDAPTASCRGITRFLRNDVISTQIPLSSHSPSASLAINNQQLPTPKRPGMIESFFQNVVKRRQDHVELSEGAENELEDSLPENSASTSSSMQVTSSFFQKKSAEKKHFQSSTTTADGSGVASYQMVEDSCQSNKHAVFHPDKNTYTPTSDGLCGMTEDSSVPESTLSLSSDDHMPCDRCGQEVLAWEMPEHTDYHFAQDLQNSFSSPLPSLSSSNQIPANLSKTNVYPRSKTSPLATGSRKPSSGSGRQAKKPKLAGTVTLDSFFKRS
- the polh gene encoding DNA polymerase eta isoform X3, producing MSRFAVIERASIDEAYMDLSASVKQRLRSIEDVQIEPHLLTSTFVQGYPQATTSQDKTEDAMLDNDAVRLKGLGQWLASLPPTTQMDSADLQLAVGAIIVEEMRAAVEQCTGFQCSAGISHNKVLAKLACGLNKPNRQTVLPLSSVTQLFSSLPISKIRNLGGKLGASITETMEVENIGELAKFTQGQLAQHFGVKTGQWLYDLCRGIEFEPVKPRQLPKSIGCSKNFPGKTSLATKDQVQHWLEQLALELEERLIKDRDMNGRVAKLLTVGVRLAGETKPSSYSRCCALARYEASKISTDSYAIIKSLNCAGNHQQAWSPPLTLLHLSASKFSDAPTASCRGITRFLRNDVISTQIPLSSHSPSASLAINNQQLPTPKRPGMIESFFQNVVKRRQDHVELSEGAENELEDSGEEERTDDKKSLPENSASTSSSMQVTSSFFQKKSAEKKHFQSSTTTADGSGVASYQMVEDSCQSNKHAVFHPDKNTYTPTSDGLCGMTEDSSVPESTLSLSSDDHMPCDRCGQEVLAWEMPEHTDYHFAQDLQNSFSSPLPSLSSSNQIPANLSKTNVYPRSKTSPLATGSRKPSSGSGRQAKKPKLAGTVTLDSFFKRS
- the polh gene encoding DNA polymerase eta isoform X1, whose protein sequence is MEQSMDYGKERVVALVDMDCFYVQVEQRINPELKNKPCVVAQYKTWKGGGIIAVSYEARAHGVTRNMWADDAKKLCPDLQVARVRESHGKADLTHYRDASVEVIEVMSRFAVIERASIDEAYMDLSASVKQRLRSIEDVQIEPHLLTSTFVQGYPQATTSQDKTEDAMLDNDAVRLKGLGQWLASLPPTTQMDSADLQLAVGAIIVEEMRAAVEQCTGFQCSAGISHNKVLAKLACGLNKPNRQTVLPLSSVTQLFSSLPISKIRNLGGKLGASITETMEVENIGELAKFTQGQLAQHFGVKTGQWLYDLCRGIEFEPVKPRQLPKSIGCSKNFPGKTSLATKDQVQHWLEQLALELEERLIKDRDMNGRVAKLLTVGVRLAGETKPSSYSRCCALARYEASKISTDSYAIIKSLNCAGNHQQAWSPPLTLLHLSASKFSDAPTASCRGITRFLRNDVISTQIPLSSHSPSASLAINNQQLPTPKRPGMIESFFQNVVKRRQDHVELSEGAENELEDSGEEERTDDKKSLPENSASTSSSMQVTSSFFQKKSAEKKHFQSSTTTADGSGVASYQMVEDSCQSNKHAVFHPDKNTYTPTSDGLCGMTEDSSVPESTLSLSSDDHMPCDRCGQEVLAWEMPEHTDYHFAQDLQNSFSSPLPSLSSSNQIPANLSKTNVYPRSKTSPLATGSRKPSSGSGRQAKKPKLAGTVTLDSFFKRS